The genomic stretch TCCAGACCTCCGGCTCCAATGCCAATGAGATTGAGATTGGTGTTACCACTGAGGTGGAAAAAGCGTCCAGGTCTTTCCCGCCAGGCATCCATTACAGCAAGATGATGAGTACCAAGGACAAACTGGACGAGGCTATCAGCCAGGTGAAGTCCACCCTGCTGGAAGCCTTCCTCCTGGTGTTTGTGGTGGTATTTCTTTTCCTGCAGGATTTCCGCTCTACCATTATCCCGGCTATCGCCGTGCCGGTGGCTATTGTGGGTACTTTCTTCTTCCTGCTGGTGCTGGGCTTCACCATTAATATCCTTACGCTCTTTGCCCTGGTGCTGGCCATCGGTATTGTGGTGGACGATGCCATTGTGGTGGTGGAAGCGGTGCATAGTAAGATGGAAGGGTCCCACCTGACGGGCCGACAGGCTACGCACCAGGCTATGAGTGAGATCACCGGCGCTGTGGTCTCCATTACCCTGGTGATGTCAGCGGTGTTTATTCCTATCGGATTTATGACCGGCTCTTCCGGTATTTTCTATAAACAGTTTGCCTATACCCTGGCCATTGCTATCATGATCTCGGCAGTCAATGCCCTGACCCTGACGCCAGCGCTCTGTGCGCTGTTGCTGACCAATAACCATGCGCATGATCAGGGTAAAAAGAGTAGTTTCAGTCGCCGGTTCTTCAAAGCTTTCAATGTCAGCTTTAATAATATGACGGGCCGTTATGTAAGGTCCGTACGTTTCCTGGCCGGTCGCAAATGGCTGGCTGCCGGTCTCATTGTACTGATCACTGCGGTGGCAGGCTGGCTGATGACCAGCACTTCGCGCAGTTTTGTGCCTATGGAGGACGATAGCTTCCTCATCTATAGCCTGGGTATGCCGCCCGGTACTGCGCTGGACCGCACTACGGCCACCGCTGCAAAAATTGACAGCCTGCTGAAGGACGTGGAATCCGTCCAGAGCAATACGAGTATAACGGGATTCAATATCCTGGGCGGTAACGCCAGCTCCGCCTATGTTACCGGCTTTGTGAAACTAAAAGAGCCAAAAGAACGCGGTGCTGTCAGGGATATTGAAACCATTCATGGGATCATATCGGGCAAGCTGGCTACGGTGAAAGAAGGTACTGCCTTCGCCCTGCGCATGCCGCCGGTAGATGGTTATGGCGTTAGCAGCGGCGCTGAGCTGGTGCTGCAGGACAAGATGGGTAAGGACCCGGCCTCGCTGAAAGCCATGGCCGACCAGGTCCTGGGGCAGATCATGCAGCAGCCCGGCGTGCAGTATGCGTATACGGTGTTCAGGGCCGATTATCCCCAGCTGGAGCTGGAAGTGGATGAGGAAAAGGCCAGCCAGATGGGCGTGGATGTCAGCAGTATGCTGACCACTATCCAGACCTATTTTGCGGGCGATCAGTCGCTCAACTTTACCCGCTTCGGCAAATTCTACCGGGTCAACATCAAGGCTGATGGCATTTTCCGTACGGATGAAGAAGCCTTCAACCAGGTCTTTGTACGCAACAATGCCAGCGAAATGGTGCCGGTAAAATCACTGGTGACCCTCAAAAAAGTATATGGTCCGGAAGCGGTTAACCGCTATAACCTCTACAATTCAGTTACGCTGAATGTAGTGGCCAATCCCGGCGCCAGCAATGGCGCCATCATGGAAACACTGGAGCAGAACGTGCTCAACAAGTTGCCGGGTGATTACAGCTATGAGTGGACGGGCCTCAGTAAGGAAGAAAAATCTTCCGGTAACCAGACCACTTTCATCCTGATGCTCAGCCTGCTCTTCGTGTACTTCCTGCTGGCGGCCCAGTATGAAAGCTACCTGCTGCCGCTGTCGGTACTCCTGTCTATTCCCACCGGTGTCATCGGCGCCTTCCTGGGCATCCGGGCTGTGGGGCTGGATAACAATATCTATGTGCAGGTGGGGCTCATCATGCTGATTGGTCTGCTGGCCAAGAACGCCATCCTGATTGTGGAGTTTGCCGTACAGCGCCGGCGTGCAGGATTGTCCATCCTGGAATCCGCACTGGATGGAGCCCGTGCGCGGTTAAGGCCCATTATCATGACCTCACTGGCCTTCATTGTGGGCATGATACCGCTGATGCTGACAACCGGTGGTTCGGCCGCCGGCAATAAGTCCATCAGTGTGGGCGCTGCCGTAGGTATGCTCAGCGGTGTAGTGCTCGGCGTCTTCGTGATACCACTGCTGTACATGCTGTTCCAGTACCTGCAGGAAAAACTGACCAGAAAGAAAATAGAGCTGCTATCATAAACAAAGAACATGCGAACAATACAATTCTATATCAGCATTGCTTTTGCTGTTGCTGTACTGGCTTCGGCCTGTACGGTGGGAAAGCAATACAGTCGCCCGGCACTCAACCTGCCCGACAACTACCGGGGGCAGGCAGTCACTGCCGACAGCCTTCAGCTGCCCTGGCGCAGTTTTTTCAAAGACCCCATCCTGGTGGGCCTGATTGAAAAAGCACTGGAGAAGAACAATGATATGTCCGTGGCCGTTATCAATATGCAACAGCTAGAGCTGACCTATAAGCAGTCCCGGATGGGTTTGCTGCCCACCCTCAACCTCAGTGTGGGCGCTAACCGGAACTGGTTATCTGAGAACTCGCTCAATGGTTCTCTCAGCAGCCAGTTCCTGGGTGGCAGTTATATGGATGATTACAGCGCCACCCTGAACCTGGCCTGGGAAGCCGATATCTGGGGCAAGGTGAAAATGCAGAAGGCCGGGGCGCTGGCCAATTTCCTGGCGCAGAAAGAAAACCTCACCGCGCTGAAAAGCCGGCTGATAGTACAGGTGGCGCAGGCCTATTACAACCTGATCACCCTGGACGAGCAGCTCAAAGTGGCGCACCGCAATGTGTTGCTGGGGGATAGTACGCTGAACCTGATCAAACTGCAGTATACGGCCGCACAGGTCAACTCACTGGCGGTAGAGCAGGCCGAAGCGCAGAAGAAAACAGCGGAGCTGCTGGTGCCGGTGGCCCTGCAGAATATCGCTCTCCAGGAAAATACGCTGAGTACGCTCTGTGGTTCCTACCCTGATAGTGTCAGTCGCGCCGGCAGCCTGGCCGATGCCCGTCCGGAGGAAGTTTTTCCCACCGGCGTACCCGCCATGCTGCTGAGCAGGCGGCCTGATGTAAAGGCTGCTGAATATGCTGTGATGGCGGCTAATGCCAGTACCGGCCTGGCCAAAGCAGCCATGTATCCCTCTATTAACCTGACGCCTTCCATCGGTACCAACTCTTTTAAATTTAACAGCTGGTTTGATCTGCCCGGTTCCCTGGTGAAGAATGTGGGTATTGGGCTCACGCAACCTATCTTCCAGAAAAAAGCCCTGAAGACCGCCCATGAGATAGCCCTGCTGGAGCAGCAAAAAGCAGCCATACAGTTCAGGCAATCTGTACTCACAGCAGTAGAGGAAGTGTCCGGGGCATTGGTGCGGTCGGAACAGGCTGACCTTCGGATGCAGTTGACCAGCCAGAAGCAGGCCTCTTTGAGCAAGGCCACCAGGGATGCGTTGCTGCTGTACCGCAATGGTATGGCCACTTACCTGGAAGTGATCACTGCGCAGAATAATTCTTTGCAGAACCAGCTGGACATGATCACGGTGCAGCGGGATAAACTGACGGCTGTCACGGACCTGTACCGCGCCCTGGGTGGCGGCACAGAAAATTAAAAGTTATCTACCATCCCTGGTTCAACAGGCAGGCTTAGTCAGTAAAGATGAATTATAGAGACAGCAGGGATGGTCAATATCCGACAGACCCATTGAAATGTCTTCCGTGTCAACAGACCGGAAGACATTTCTTTTTTGGGACGAACCAAGGGGAATACTTTGGGACGAACCAATGGTAACTTAATGCAGGTTCCTGAATGCAACAGGCGACATGCCTATGCTAACCAATGGATGCAAGTTCTCTTTGTGATAAAAGCATCATGCCCGTATGCGGTATCAATGCTCAGAATTTCTTCCATATTGGTTGCTAATATTGATTCAATATAAATGTAGAATTAATTCATCCGGTCGCCTGGTGTGCCTATACTGAATCAGTGAAAATGGTAGGTAATTCTGTATTCTGTATAAGGGGCGTCTATTGATAAGATTGGAACTTTGTTTTCCCGGAGCGGCCCAGGTTTGTAAAGGTAGCGGCAGGCAGGATAGCCGCAGAAGGCAGGATTGCATATATTGCTATTGCTAATTACAAAGGAGAAGACAATCTGGCCTGGTTACAGCCAGTAAGTGATCAGGAGTATAAGGGAGCAAACAAACAATAAACTGGAAACAATGGACAAAAAAACAGTTCTCAGATGGTTATTGCTTTTTGTTTTACTCGTAAATAGTAATCTGATGGAAGCACAGGACAATAAAAAGTTAGATAAACGGCAGCAAAGTATTGTCAGTATCGCTGCACTTACTGCCACCGGTGATCTGGAACAGCTTAAATACCAATTGAATGCCGGACTGGAAGCGGGACTTACCGTAAATGAGACCAAAGAAATACTGGTACAGCTGTATGCTTACTGTGGGTTTCCGAGGAGTTTGAACGGCATTACCACATTTATGGCTGTAATGGAAGAGCGTAAATCACGGGGTATTGCAGACAGGGAAGGGAAGGATGCAACCGGGAGTAAAAGCGCTTCCGGGAAATATGAACAGGGCAGAAAAGTGTTGGAAACTTTAACAGCTACACCGCAGGCCAGACCGGCGCCCGGTTTCGGTGAGTTTGCTCCGCGCATTGATGGTTTTTTGAAGGAACATCTTTTTGCGGACGTTTTTGACAGTGATGTGCTTACCTTCCAGGAGCGGGAGCTGGTAACAATTTCAGCGTTGACTGCTATGACAGGCGTAGAAGGTCAGCTTAATGCCCATATCAGGATGGGAATAAATACGGGACTGACAGAAAGCCAGTTAGAAGATCTTGCAGCAATAATAGCCAGAAACATCAATGAAACTCAGGCGAATGTTCTGCGGAAATTGATTAAAAGACCGGTTGTCCCGATCATTGAACCTGATATGATGGTCCGTATTTCTGAAATAGAGGTCCTGCCGGAACATGTGGAAGCCTACCTTTCAATTCTCAAAGAAGAAGCGGCGGCTTCAGTAAAGGTTGAACCGGGAGTGATTGCCATTTTTCCGATGTGCCAGCAGGAAAACCCAACGCAGATAAGGATCGTGGAGATATATGCAAATAAAGAAGCCTATCAGTTGCATTTGCAGACACCACATTTCCGGTACTATAAATCAGCAACCGGGAAGATGGTCAAATCATTAGCATTAATTGACATGAATACAATTGACAGGGAAACGATGATAGCGGTTTTCAGAAAACTGAATTAGGGCATTGGTATACCTCCAGGGTTTTCATGTTGATCAACAAAGCCCCGAATACAGAACTGTGTTCGGGGCTTTGTGCTTTTTCCTTAACTTCATTGGGTCAACGATCTTTATTTCCCAACTACCTGATAACGTTATGCTGCAGCTGCTTCAAATACAGGGCCCTGAGCTGGATAAGATATTCTGGGGCGACCAGGATAAGTGGTTCCTCGTGGAAGTATTGGTCCGCACGCTGATCATGTACCTGGTGGTATTGTTCGGCCTGCGGCTGATGGGCAAAAGAGGCGTACGGCAGCTCACGGTGTTTGAGCTGGTGGTCATCATCGGCCTGGGCTCTGCCGCCGGCGATCCCATGTTCTATAAGGAAGTGGGCGTACTCTCGGCTATCGTTGTGTTTGTGACCGTTATTGCCGTTTACCGGCTGACCACCTATCTCACCGCCAAATCCAAAAAAGTAGAAGCTATAATAGAAGGGCAAACGGTCTGCCTGATAGAAGAAGGCGCTTTCTGCCTGGATAGCTTTAAAAAGGAGGACCTGGCCCAGGATGAGTTTTTTTCTGAACTGCGGGTGCGGGGCGTATCCCAGTTGGGGCAGGTGGACCGCGCCTACCTGGAAGTCTCCGGCCAGGTCAGCGTTTTCTTTTTTACAGAAGAAGCCACCAGGCCGGGATTGCCTATCCTGCCGCATGAGTACAAGCAGCAACTCAATACCATTACTGAGAGCGGACTCTACGCCTGCACCAACTGTGGGCATACGGAAAAAATTACAGCCGGCTCCGGCTGCCAGTGCCGTCACTGCAAAAAAGAAAAATGGGTAAAGGCAGTGGACCGGAGGCGGATTGCCTGAGGGCTGTGCTGTCTGCTGAACAATACAGGAATATTTTGGGACGAACCGAAGGTGGACCGCTGCTAAAGGACCTTCATGCCGGGCAGCGATGAATAAGTGGTAAACAGGACAAAATGCTTCCGAAGGCAACGAAGGTTAGCCGGGGATTGTCATCCCTGAAATTAAAAACCTGGACTATGAAAAAAGGTTACCCTATCGTTCTGGCTCTTTTCCTGTTCTGCTTCTCCACAGCCTGCAAAAAAGAATCTTTCCACTTTGAAAATGAGCTGGAAAAAAGTGAAAAGGTCTGGCTGACTTTCAAAGAGGCTTCCGGCAATTCTTACAGCTACCTGGTGACAAATCTTACCTGGACCGGGACGGAGACTGAAACCCTGATCACCATTGAGAATGGCGTTGCTACGGCTCGTTCCTATGTGGAACGCCAGCGCCAGACCCCGCCCGATCCTCCGGTAACTATACAGGAATGGACAGAGGATACCACTTCATTGTACTCCCATAGGCTTGGGCCGCTGCCACTCACGCTGGATGAAGTGTATGCTGTGGCAAAGAATGAATTCCTGAAGAACAGGCTCCATGTCAAATTCTCTTTCAGGGCAGACAATAATGGAATGATCTCCTCGGCAGGTTATGTTCCGGATAATTGTATGGATGACTGCTTTACCGGCATCAGGATCAGCTCTATTGAAAGACTTTAATAGTGTTGCGGCCAGTCTGTGCCCTGAAAAAAACAATCTTTTCCTGGCCTGAAGATGATTAGCCCTGCGGCCGTGCCAGGCTGTGTTCAATGACCTGCCGGGTAAAATAAAAAGCCCGCCTCAAAAAGGCGGGCTTTTAGATAAGGAATAACAGTCTTCTGCAGGATAGCGGTGTTTGTTTAAAACTCCACGTCGTCGGCAATATTACCGCCCTGCTCGGCGGCAAATTTCCGGGCATAGATCGTTTTCTGGTCAGCGTGATAATCCAGGTAGGTCCGGGTCAGCTGGTAATCTTCTCCCTGTGTGGATTGCATCCATTGCATAGCCACCTGCTGGAAATCGCCCAGGGGAATGCCGTAATTGTCCAGGATCCATTGTGCGCCGTCCAGTCCTGTTTCGTAGGCGGCTTCCCGTGCAGCGGCCAGCTCCTCATAAAAGAAACGATCATTGGCCAGTTGATCCAGGTGGCCGGAGGCGCCGGGAGCCTGTGCCGGTTGCAGCGTGCCGAGCTTGGGGTGCTGGTCGGCCTGGGAGAAAAAGGTACCCATCTGCGTAACGATCACAAAGTCCGGATCCTGCTGCATTCTTTTCACCCATAGGTCGTTCACTTCTTCCCATACGGGCAGCTCAACGCCCAGTGCGGCACATACTTTTTCTACGGGAACATTGTTGGCGATCCGTGCATTGCCGGCGGAATAATCATACAGACTGATGCCATGGATAGGAGCTAATAATGTGTTGTTGGACATAACAGGTTTATTTATGGTGTTGAATAGTTGCGTTTGTGCTGGAGATAGCTGGCCTGGATAGCCTGGTAAAACCGTTCATGGTGCTGGCGCAGGTCCGGGAGTAATGTACTCATCTCTTCAAAGACCATCTGGTAATACTGTTCCAGCAGCAGGGGGGCTTTCTGCAAGGCTTCCTGCCGGCGGGCTTCCAGCCGGCTGATGGCTTCCCGGGTTTCCCTGATCTTGCCGCTGTTTTTTTCATGGATCAGCTGCAGCTGTAATTCATGCTGCTGAAAATAGCATTCTCTTTCTTTTTCCACGCAGGCTTCCTGTTCTTCCAGCAGTGGCTTGCTGCGCTGCTCGGCCAGCTTGCGCGCCGTAGCTTCCAGCTGCCGGGCGCTGCTGCCCGGGTTGAAAATATTCTGGGAACTGCAGAAGGGACAGGAGATATAGACGCTGTAATAATAAAGACGGTCTATCTCCAGTTTAGCGCCACACTGCTGGCAGAACACTTTCTCTTTTTCAATATTATACCGGTCCAGTAATTCTTTAAAGAGCAGGGCATAATCCTTGTCTTCCGCTTTTTCAATGGCCTTGGATTCCTTGTTCATCAGCGCAGCTTCCCAGGCATGCATCTTTTCTGCGCAGCGGTGCTGCCATTCAAACAGCATGGTGGCCGCAGGGCTGCCGAAGGGCAGTGAATGCTGGTGCTGGATATAGACGGGGTCTATCTGCCGCGACCGCGTATCCTGCACTTTTTGCCGCAGTGTGCTGATCTGCCCGCGGGTGGCTGCCAGGAACCGGGAATAGGCCTGTCCATGGATATTGTCATTGTCCATAATGCCCGGCGCTGTTTCCACAAATCCTTCCAGCAACGCGTCAGCCCTTTCCGTGAGGGTTGACAGGAAGCTGTCCAGTCTTGTTTCAATGCTGTCCAGTTCCCTGGTCAGCCGGGCTGTTTCGGGTTGCTGTTTATTGCTGCCAAACATATTATTGCGAATTATCTTCTTTATGCAGGTATTTGCCATCCGTGAGCCGGGTCTGGATAAAAGCATGACCACAATAGGCGCAATGTGTTAATCCATCTTCCTTGCCACGGCCGGCGCCGCAATGCGGACAGGCGGCCTGCTTCGATGCTGCTTCAGATGCCTTGCCTTCACCGCCATAGCTTTGCTGGCTGGTGGCACGTTGCTTCAGGCGCTCAATAAAGGATGGTTTTTCAGGTGCTGCCATACATTATAATTTATCCAGTAATGCGGCTTTCTTCGCCTTGTATTCAGTTTCGTCTATCAGTTCATCCTGGAACAGTTGCTTCAGCTTTTTCAGCCTTGCTTCAACGCTGTCAGCAGGAGAAGTTGCCGGCGTAGCTTCCTGCGGACGGGCCTGCGCAGCCTGGAGCATAGCCGCCATAGCTGCGCCCTGCTGGGTGGCTTCATTCAGCGCCGACCCTTTTTCGCCAATGGCATTGGCGGTACTGAAGCGGGTGAACTTATCCATATGAGTGACCATATTCATGTTGGTCACCTTATCAAAATGCTGCAATACTTCTTCCGGCAGCGTAACGCTGCTCACCACAAATTCTGTTACCTCAATGCCCAGTGCTTCAAAATAAGGAGCGATCAGCGGACGGATCTGCTGGTTCACCTTGTCCAGGTTGCCGGCTACATCCAGCACGGGTATCTGCGCATTGGACAGTACTTCTCCAAAACGGGGAGCTATATAATCCCGCAGCTGCACCTGCAGGTCATACACCGGGAAAATGGGGTAAGTGCCTGCATATTCGCGGAAGAATTTTTCAATATCCTTTATGCGGATATTATAGGTGCCGAAGGCGCGGATGCGTACCTGTCCAAACTGGGCGTCCCGCATCATGATGGGGGCGGTGGTGCCCCATTTCAGGTTAACAAACTGTTTGGTAGAAAAGAAATAAACGTCCGCTTTGAAAGGGCTTTCAAAGCCATGCTTCCAGCCTTTGAGCCGCGTGAGCAGAGGAATGTTTTCTGTTTGTAAGGTATGCGTGCCCGGACCAAACTGATCGGCCAGCTTCCCTTCATTCAGGAAGAGCGCCTGTTCGGATTCCCGGACAATTAATCTGGCCCCGTTCTTAATCTCCGCATCCTGATCCGGAAATTTCCACATCAGGATATTGGGATTATGCTCCAGCCAGGAGATGATCTCTATGAAGGGTAGTTTCATGGTACTTTGATTACCCGAAAGAGTTCAAAAACCATGCAAGAGATAAGGGGCAGGAGGCAGTGAATGAATTTAATGCAACTTTAATTATGGGTAGGGTTCAGGGTTATTGGGTAGTATGGGCTCATTATCAACTGAACTGTCCCGCAGTATCAGCCAGTTAGTAATACTGCGCTTTACTGCGGGACAGCAGGTTATGTCAGGGAATTATTTCTTGTCAAAATGGTCTTCAAATTCTCTTTCCTTATTGGCCTGGTCAATCACTTTGATATGAACATGGTAATGACCGGCGGGTGCAGCACTGATATCAATATGCTTGTGGAAATGATAGCTGGTTTGTCCTACCATGGCTGCATCGGTATATTCCACTTCATTTTCGTAGCTGCCGCCATGGATCTCCACCACCACTTTGGCAATCTTGTTGGGGGCGTTGATCTCGGCGTCCAGGTGCAGGTCGGTACCGGCGGTATTGGGAGATACTTCCAGCTCGCCCAGGGTGGGCAGGGTAGCATCAACCCTGATCTCCAGTTCGGCTTCCATTTCGGTTTCCTGTCCCAGTTGGTCCTTCACTGTAAAATGGATATGATAGTGACCGGGCGTTGCATTTTCAGGGATGTCAATGTGCTTGTGGAAATTGGCGTTCTTCTGCCCGGCAAAACCTTCCGTGTATACGGAATCAAAATGCCAGGGGCTGCTGCCTTCGGCGTGGATGTCAACGGTAATGCTGGCAATAGTGCCCGGCGCCACGACCTCCGCATCCAGGTGAAGGTCTGATCCTGCATAGGCGGTCTTGCTGTTGCCGGAACCGATCTCGGTGATGCTGATGCTGGGTTTGGCAGCCGTTGGCTGGTCGTCGTCCTTGGAGCAGGAGGCAAAAAGAAGCACCACTCCCAGTACCAGGGAGCATTTGGTAATCATTGATTGCATAGTATGTGTTTTTAGAATGAAATCAGATAGGCTGAAAATTGAATGAGCAACAGGTATAAGGTGAAGGGAATGCTGTTACGGCAACCTTTGTGGCGCCGATGCTGAAAACGGTAGCGAACAGCATGGACAGTTGTTATAATATTTTGATGCTGATGCCGCGGATGGTTTGCCATCCTTCTGCATCGGTGAGGCGGATCAGGAAATGATAATCGCCGGGATCCACATCCGCAGGAATATCAATGGTCGCGGTGGCGGTATAGTCCGTAGTGCCGGCGGGGATATCCCAGCTTTTTACATAGACCAGCGGCTTTACGGGTGTTTTGATGGCTTCGGCTTCGCAGTTATTGACCTCGGTGCTATGGGTATGCTGGTCAAAGTTGTGGTGAATATCCAGGCTGAAAGAACCCAGCGCTTTGTTGTCTGTGAAGCGGCCTTTGAACTGCAGGGGCTTGCCTCTTTCCACGGTGCTGCACTGGATGGGAAAGGCGTCAGTGAGATGTAGGTCAATTTCTGGATAACTGCTGTCAGTTTCTTTATCGCTTTTGCTGCAGCCAAAAAAGAAGATGGAGAGCAGGAATAAACCGACAAATGCTGTTCTTGGATTCATATGCTGTATTATTTACTGGTGGATGGTTTGCGGGCAATGGACCGGGAGAAGGGCAGTGAAAGCGAGAGCACAATATTGCGTCCTGCTTCCGGCAGCGCTATCAGCCGGTAAAAACTGATATGATTGAGGTAATAGGTATTGAACAGGTTCTGTACCTGGAATGTAAGCAGCAGGGGTTGTGAACGCAGCAGGAGTGTGCTGCCGGCCTGCAAACCGAACAGGTGGTACGCGGGTGTTGGTCTTTCCGGGGGGACAATCCTGCTTTGTTGGGCGGAGAAGCGCCAGTTGACGCCGATATAACTATCCTTTGCTTTTTTATTATCTGTAAACAGGTACTGGACCGTCAGCAGGGTGGAAGGCGGTGGCGTAAAGGGCAGGGTATAGCCCTGCTTGCTGCCTGATTGTTGTTCGCTGTACAGGTATTCCGCGGCCAGGGTGGTTTGCCAGTGCTGGTCGGGCTGGTAGCGGGCCTGTAGCTCGGCGCCGGTGCGCAGCACTTTAGCCTGGGTGTATTCAAAGACCTGGTTGCCTGCGCCATAATCATAATCGTGGCGGGCAGTAGGATTGAGGTAGATATAATTGGGAAAATAGTTGAGGTAGGGACTGAGCAGGAAGGACCAGTCGGGCTGGTTCCAGCCAATGCCCAGGTCCAGCTGGTAGGAGCGTTCGGGGTCCAGGCGGCTATTGCCTTTCTCGTACCGGAAATAATGGTAATTGACGCCGTTGGCGCCCAGCTCTTTGGCAATAGGCATGCGGAAACTGCTGCCCAGGTTGGCTTTGAGGGTCAGTGCGCCGGGGGCGTAGCTGATCCCGGCGGACCAGTTCAGGCTATTGAAGGAGCGCTGGCTGTTAACAGATCGCTGCAGGTACTGGTAACTGGTATCAGGGCCGTTGACCACGGGGGTGGTGAACCAGTCGGCATATTCGCGGATCCTGATCTGACCATGGTCAAAACGCAGGGCGAGCTGTGCGGTGAGCTGATCGTTGAGCTGAAGGCGGTCGTGCAGGTACACGCCGGACTGGAACTGGGTGAAGGCGGGGATCAGGAAGCTCCAGCCATCGATCCTGTTCTCCTGGTATTCAGCATTGGCGCCAATGGTCAGCTGGTGCCGGCCCTGCTGCCATTCATCTTTGAGCGTACTACTGAGTACGGACTTGTTGTATTGTCGTTCCAGCTCTATAGGCGTATGGTGGCTGGCAGGATATACCGGCGGCATATAACCGTGATTGATATAGCGATTGTATTCCTGTCTGAAATTTTTCTGGTAGCCGGTCTGCCATTCCAGGGCATGCTGTCCCAGTCGGAAGCTGGTCCTGTTGATGAGCTTGGTATGGGTCACTTCCTGTGCGGGCAACTGTATGTCACGGGCGGAGCGGTCGTGCAGGGCGGCGTCCACCTGCCGGGGTTCCAGCCCGTGGGCGTTGGCAAAGAAGCCGGACCTGCTGTAGGTGCGGCTGCCGTAAAAAATACTGCTGAAGCGGGGACCTGTCCAGCCGGTGCTGAGGTGGATATTCCGTTCGTGGCCGGCGCTGTTGCGGACCCGCCGGTTGTGCAGGGCGGCGGGATAATTATACACGTGTACGGTATCGGTGGGGACTTTGAAATCGGCATAGTCGGTGGCCGTGAAACGGGCGCTTACAAACCATTTCTCTGTTCTTGCGGCCAGCTGGGCGGAGACGGCCCATTGGTCGTTATTGGATTTGCCGCTCAGGTCTATTGCCCCGCTGATAGTATGCCGGGCAGGCAGGGGAGCGGCCTTGATATCAATGGCGCCGCCAATAGCATCTGAGCCGTAGAGAAAAGCGGCTGGTCCTTTG from Candidatus Pseudobacter hemicellulosilyticus encodes the following:
- a CDS encoding DUF4625 domain-containing protein gives rise to the protein MQSMITKCSLVLGVVLLFASCSKDDDQPTAAKPSISITEIGSGNSKTAYAGSDLHLDAEVVAPGTIASITVDIHAEGSSPWHFDSVYTEGFAGQKNANFHKHIDIPENATPGHYHIHFTVKDQLGQETEMEAELEIRVDATLPTLGELEVSPNTAGTDLHLDAEINAPNKIAKVVVEIHGGSYENEVEYTDAAMVGQTSYHFHKHIDISAAPAGHYHVHIKVIDQANKEREFEDHFDKK
- a CDS encoding DUF4625 domain-containing protein, which produces MNPRTAFVGLFLLSIFFFGCSKSDKETDSSYPEIDLHLTDAFPIQCSTVERGKPLQFKGRFTDNKALGSFSLDIHHNFDQHTHSTEVNNCEAEAIKTPVKPLVYVKSWDIPAGTTDYTATATIDIPADVDPGDYHFLIRLTDAEGWQTIRGISIKIL
- a CDS encoding TonB-dependent receptor produces the protein MKQSIGCLVALLGCCAPIQAQQDSSTVHELKEVIVTDSYEASRKRKQPLNIEIVNKNYIRQQLGGSLMQSLEKLPGIKAIGIGSGNSKPLIRGLGFNQVVVVENGIKHEGQQWGADHGLEIDQYAVSQLEIIKGPAAFLYGSDAIGGAIDIKAAPLPARHTISGAIDLSGKSNNDQWAVSAQLAARTEKWFVSARFTATDYADFKVPTDTVHVYNYPAALHNRRVRNSAGHERNIHLSTGWTGPRFSSIFYGSRTYSRSGFFANAHGLEPRQVDAALHDRSARDIQLPAQEVTHTKLINRTSFRLGQHALEWQTGYQKNFRQEYNRYINHGYMPPVYPASHHTPIELERQYNKSVLSSTLKDEWQQGRHQLTIGANAEYQENRIDGWSFLIPAFTQFQSGVYLHDRLQLNDQLTAQLALRFDHGQIRIREYADWFTTPVVNGPDTSYQYLQRSVNSQRSFNSLNWSAGISYAPGALTLKANLGSSFRMPIAKELGANGVNYHYFRYEKGNSRLDPERSYQLDLGIGWNQPDWSFLLSPYLNYFPNYIYLNPTARHDYDYGAGNQVFEYTQAKVLRTGAELQARYQPDQHWQTTLAAEYLYSEQQSGSKQGYTLPFTPPPSTLLTVQYLFTDNKKAKDSYIGVNWRFSAQQSRIVPPERPTPAYHLFGLQAGSTLLLRSQPLLLTFQVQNLFNTYYLNHISFYRLIALPEAGRNIVLSLSLPFSRSIARKPSTSK